From the genome of Phlebotomus papatasi isolate M1 chromosome 2, Ppap_2.1, whole genome shotgun sequence:
TTAAGAAAATGTCCAGTGATCATGAAGTGAAGAGCAGAGATCGAGATGCCGAAATAAGGTGATTATCTCTAAGTTAGAAGCCTCCAATTTGTTGAAATTAACCAGAATACTTCCTGCAGAAGAGAACAACTGGAAGATGCAAAAATACCATTTTGGAAGAAGCGTAGATATCACGTTATCGTTATGATCTTCTTTGGTTTGttcaatttaataaatcttCGGATGAATCTCAGTGTTACGATAGTTGCCATGACACAGAAAGTAAATGAGACCCTCAGTGATGGAACTACAATTGAGAAACAAGATTTTGATTGGGATTCGAAGACACAGGGCCTCATTCTAAGTTCCTTCTTTTATGGCTACATTGCAACACAGCTTTTGGGAGGATTTTTGTCAGCTAAATTTGGAGGCCATTTGGTAAGGTTATCTGAATTTAAAGTGATTGCCTAAACGCAAACATACACTTAAGTAGGAAAGTTCGAATTTTATGATCCACTGATAAGTAAATGATAGTGAAGTTGTACAGACGACTACATATTTTGAAGATAGAGATATCAAGATCAAGATTATCTTTGTACTGACTTGCAATCAAGGTTCTAACTAACTAAAACAATTCAGGTATTTGGAATCGGACTTGGAGTAACTTCTGTCTTGGCCTTGTTGATACCAATGGCTGCTAAGACCCATCTGGGTTTATTTCTTGCGGCAAGGATTCTTCAGGGAATTTTTGAAGTAAGCTTAGACTATtagaccggcttcagacctaaggtttagcccagtccccgatgatctcaaaattcaaaattgtaatcaattttatttccttttcaaaatttaataaatcactTGCCTATGTTGTCTAATCTTTAGtgataattttctaattaatcttaattgagaagaaattagagaagttaagccatatggctaagccttaggtctgaagcccgtattagtctAATAACGTACCGTATATGCGGATGACTTTTCCTTTCGGGGGCCAACCTTTGCCACCCTGCTtctcataagcttttctttaattatagtATCTTAAttcttagaattaaagaaaagcttatgaacagcAGCCTGGCAAAGCAACCCACAACTGGTAGGTCAGCTAACtgttttaaatttacatttagGGCGGTACCTTTCCTTCAATTATTGCAATTTGGGGAGAATGGGCACCGATCTACGAAAGGTCCTTTATGGCAAACATAGCTTATACGGGAAATTATCTTGGAATCATTGGGGCCATGCTCCTTTCTGGTATAGTGACTGTGGCTCTAGGTTGGGAATATGTCTTCTATATATTTGGTAAGTACACCTTTGAAGGATTTCAAAATGACTTTAAGTAACGGTTTTTCGTATTAAGGTGCTCTGGGATGCTTTTGCTACATATGCTGGATCATCATAGTTAAAGCTGATCCCAATACGGATCCATTTATAACAGATGCGGAAAAGAACTATATTTTGTCAAGTTTAGGAGATCGAACtaaggataaaaatattaaacatcCCTGGAAAGATATTTTGACATCAACGGCAGTTTGGGCTGTTGCAATAGGGAACTTTACATCAATGTGGGGTACCCTTACACTTCAGACTCAACTACCAACATTTCTAAGTGGTTGGTccttagattttgaaaaaaaaattttgaaaaagaattttgTAACAGAGTAATATCTTTCAGATACCCTCGATTACAACTTGGACGTAACCGGTATTATAGCAGCTGCCCCATATATGGTTATTATTTGCCTGCTTTTCGTATCTGGATTTCTAGCTGATTGGTTCCATGTCAAAGGATATCTGAGAACTGGCCAAGTTCGTCGATATTTCAACTGTTTTGCCTTTATTATGCAAATGATTTTCTTACTCCTCATAACTTTCACAACCAGTCCAGTTGTTATTATTTCATCCTTATGTTTTGCTGTTGGATTTGGAGCCTTTTCTTGGTCTGGATATGCGATCAATGCCTTGGACTTAGCACCAAGTCATGCATCGGTGATAAAAGGTGTGGCTAGCACAGTGGGAACCCTGGCTGGTATTATCAGTCCGATTGCGGCAGGGAATATAGTCATGGATAAAAGTCGAGAACAGTGGCGGATAGTCTTTTACATTGCAGCAGGAGTTTATTTAGCAGGTGCTGTATTTTGTTGGATATTTGTCAGAGGAAATATTCAGTCATGGGCAAAAATTGATCTCGATCGTTTGGCAGCTAAAAAGGCTGAAagcgaaaatgaaagaaacacgagaaatttataatttaggaataaacattttgaaattaatttattttttcataacgttgtttatttttataaaaattatttagagaTTGTGGGGCCTATTTGACAATTATTGGTCCAGTAGATTGTCGAACCCAAGCAGATCGTATAATCTCCTTTGCCCCCTCCCGCCTGTTCAGAAAATGATGTATTTTTTAGATGAGCTTCAATAGGGCCAATGATTGTCGttttatagtcaagtgtgctaatccgggcgcttcgctatctggatcgtttatgactaaacCACTTTaaatattacttttatttttatttccgttatatagtcactacagtaacataaaatataattaggggaaagtactctcccttcgaacgttcatgctttcgaataatgtgaattttcttttatttttcataacacacttacacatttctattaactattagttggcttgtcatcaattattgataattatgtgacaatcatgtagAAATGTCTTAGGAAACGtaacagaaattcacattattcgaaggcatgaacgttcgaaaggagagtactttcccctattcaagtttgagaaaaagcaaaaataatatttttatctattaaataagtgaatgtaatcgactcatttcaatcttgtgccatctgggttcttcactaaaaattttctatcagtgatattttcgctaatgacagctggttgattgaaaacatttatttttcttttcttgtgaaaaaagaattttaaatccaaagatttaattaaaagtgaattagcgaaaaggcgacccagttaggtcatgctgacttatttcagtattatcattattttataaattttctttaatatttttgatatatttttttaatattatgtttctgaatgaaacagtgaataattctatggatttagaagaagtaaaaaagaatttcatcagtccaaaaacaagtgtttaagtagcactcttcggaaaacgaacCAGTTACCGCACCTTACTATGCAAAGTAATTAACTTTTGCTGATTCaactattttctttttctctgtgTTTAATGTACGTTAACTCACCGGTATATATTAAAGTTGGAAAAACCTGTCGTTTTGCTACACACCAAGATAATGTCTGAAAAGCAGGATTGAATGGTGTTACATACGCATATTttagatatatatatattaagtGTCTCATTGGTTTAGTTATTGATACTGGTTAATGGTTAGTCAGTCGGCTACAAACTATACAAGACATAAGTTCAACTTTGGCAACATTAAAGTAAATCAGAATATTAATCTCTTAAAGATTTTAACACGTGCGAACATTCCCTTTCTGCGACTGTTGAGTATATAATCAAATAACTAATCATCGAAGATAGAAAACCAGTCTTTTCCCAAAAGAGCCAGTGGTATAAGTAATTTAGGAATTTTAAAACTTACAGAGGAGTTATTAGTGGACAGTTTAGTAATGCCTAATACAAATATTGCATAGAGTTTTTCGCTGTGTATCATCAAGACTGGAATGATTAAACAAATTATGTGGAACTTGGCTATAAAATATTGCCTTCCAATTTAGTTGATCGTAGTCTCTTGAAGTCTTCACATACATCTGAAAAGACATTCTCAGTTTCGCGAATATGTGTAAAGTCTCTGAAATAAAGTGTGGAGATAAAAATGCAGATATTAGGTGATAGTttaatcaattattattatgaacTTTCGACTAAATGTTTTGCAATATTTCAGACCGATAGAACAACAGGAAGATGCAAAActtcaattttggaaaaaacgTCGTTATCATGTCGTCTGTATGGTTTTCTTTGGATTGTTCAATTTAATAAATCTGCGAATGAACCTCAGTGTTGTGATTGTGGCAATGACACAGAAGGTGAACATGACTATCGATGATGGAACAATTGTTGAAAAGCAAGATTTTGATTGGGATTCGAAAACACAGGGCCTCATACTAAGTTCCTTCTTCTACGGCTACATCACAACGCAATTTTTGGGAGGATTCTTGGCTGCCCAATTCGGAGGACATTTGGTAGGGTCAACGAAATACCTCTTCAACAGGCAACCTCTATTGACACTTCCGTCTGCATAGTTACTTGAACGGTGTCAATAGGGCATAgcacaagttcttaaagtgtcaataggtgttctgTGTTCATTTAACCCTATCCActtcttatttaaaaattccgcaaatgtatttctttttttttttgcaatgcaGACGTTTGGAACAGGCCTTGCAGTTACTTCAGTCCTGGCTATTTTTACGCCTATTGCTGCTAAAACGCACTTGGGTCTATTTCTCGCTGCCAGAATTCTCCAAGGCttatttggagtaagattacacAAATGTAAAACGGGCTTCAGACTAcaggcaggggcctctcgacatttcattttcccatacgattttgcatagaggcactgaagactattggaaagttttttcctaaagtgaattgacttatcagtctgatatatttcgaaaacgtGCATTAAAACCTAtcttaaaatacatatttcataatgttcgccaaaattaggggaaagtactctcccttcgaacgttcatgccttcgaatagtgtgaatttcttttatcttccctgatacatttatacataattatcacgtaatatcaataatttactatataagctaactaatatttaatggcattgaataaatgagcagtaaaaagttaaaattgatcagtaacaaaaaaatttgaaacagtgatattatcgtccaaattttggcaaagggaaaataaatggcttttcactctatatggaaatattttaattgttaaatatataaattaggcccagttttgtaaaaatttaagttttttactgaccataattagacattttactgctcatttttaattttttactgcccatttagaattttttactgatcgtttggtTTTTGCCATATTTAATATTAATGTCTaagtgtaagtctcttaggaaaaaataatgtaaattcacaatattccaaagcatgaacgttcgaaggaagagtactttcccctatacaagaactacaagcaaatttgtttaagtagcggtgcaatagctgcaaaatttttacaagaaaagtgaaaaatagcctcactttttattaggcttgatgggcccctgctacGGGCCTAGCCTAGTTACTGAagatctagattttttttaaaaaaaaacaagcaattgcaataatttttcaatatatattaAGTTAATTGCAATAAATGTACATTGTAcaatattcagtaaaaaaatcctaaaaatattatatactgAGAAGTTACAGTAGTTAAGCCATAAagctaagccttatacgggcttcagaccggaggcttaaccatatggcttaactgctgtaattttttataattcacgattttttggaaaaatctacctgaggattagattattaaagacaaatgatCTCTTAGGCtatcaaaaagaataaaattgctcgctatttaagattttgaacccttcgggaactgggcttagcctctagtctgaagaccgctttacgtctgaagtccgtataataccctaaatattgttttattaattttttctttaaatacatCCAGGGTGCCACTTTTCCATCTATAATAGCAATCCTAGGCAAATGGACTCCTGTCTATGAGAGATCCTTCTTGGCCAGCATCGCTTACATGGGAAATTATGCAGGAACAATTGGTGCAATGCTCCTTTCAGGCGTCGTAAGTGTGGCTCTAGGTTGGGAAAGCgtcttttatatttttggtaAGTCAACAGCTTCCAAAATTACAAATCTGCTCAATTCggagataaattttgaatttttaaatcgaCCTTCAATAGGGAATTTGTTTTTCTGAcaaagatctttaattttaaactaattttaaatttctaactAGGTCTAAatgatatttttgacatttctttaTCTCATAATTTAGTGATTAGACTAACTTTGATTgtgtaataatttatttgattgcTATAGTTTAGTCAGGAAGATATTTTGCATATCCCTAAATCTATTTAACGAAAAATGCCTTGATGGTAAAACCATTCTAGTCAATAAGTCTTATTATCTCATTACAGTCTTTGACCTAAAATTTATCCATATGACTACTATTATAGTTTCTTATCAAACAACATTTTAGAATCTTAGGTATGACATTTTAAGCAAATATACCTATcaactttgaaaaatttcctCATACCTTCGGAAATTGTGCGAAACATTTAGTCAAAAGACCAGTTATAGACTTGATTTGGAAACGGATTAGTGTCATACCTAATCAGTCATTCCTGACTTTAGCATATGGGCTTAAAATTAGAACATtgtttactgttttttttatttttttctttttccgaTGATATTTAGGAAATTTCATATTAATTAGCCCGGTATACTCAAAGATGTACTCCTGTTTTTGGAGTCTGACGAAAACCTTGTGCCGTCCTCAATTCTGCCGCTGTTCGTCCGAAAATTTTcctctttcaaaataaaagattcaggcttttctccaaagctttcgacccttggtgtgAGTCCTCTTCAGTTggtcaatttagaaatttttaaaacgtttttcaaataaataaatgtctCTAAATTGATGTAATGAAGGAGGCTCACACCAAGTGACCAAAGCTTTGGAAAATCccttgattcttttattttgaaaaagcatttttttagttCGGTATTGTCATTCTAAAATGCATCAAAACTTACCCAATTAACCTAGTAATGAAATTAAGTAAAAACTGacaaaaactttataaatcATCACGAACTTGATCAAATTTTGGTATTTCGCTGTATTTTTTGTGGTTACAAATTAATTAACTTATATTAAATTAACTTTATAagattataaatttaataaaaagtctAGTGCTTGTATAGCAATCTTCTTaagagcctcagtggatcagttggtagagtagtgtctctattaggctatttacaccgccgtaTTAGATTGGAATTGAACTGTTCTAAAATGGGATTTCGGATCATTAAGTCTCAATctaaggccgcaatctaaaCGGTGTCATTCAGGTTATTTAGACTATAGCATTAGATTCAGACTGACctgtcccaaaatccgattttgggacaattcaatctcaatccaatgcggcggtgtaaatggcctctatGGCTGtaaggtctcgggttcgaaactctgcagctgcagatttttcagcagccgtatcgaattagtccagtgaatggatgaaaaagtaaTGCTTAATGCATTGACTATGAATCGCCTAAAGAAGAGAGGCTGGTACAGAAACGAGTTCGTCCtaaagagatctgtcgatagaaatacacattcactgcaactgatccaaacAAGGCAGGTTTGCCCcaatatagaaacggcactgTGTGTGTTCCTCAGGCATACAGAAGCCGGGATATGTAGCTAGAGGACCGCCTTGGGGCCCTTGGTGGTTAAGATAGAATGgagtaatggggagtgcataatgggcccaaataagtggcctggatgcagcggaaccGACAAAGGTTTAAGCCGACCCATCGAAAAATATCAATCTCAAATTGCAATCTTCTTGCGTCTATTGACAACATAACATATTGATCTAGGTTTGTGATGGTACCAGTACACATAACACTTTTCCTAAACTTATTGAAtcccttatttttaaataaattaatgttcGTTATCCGATAAATTGAATATCTAGCGAAAGAATCACaacacatagggtaagtgtgccaaatttcggcatagttgcatgcaagcgtcaaagtctcaagtttgaaatgtaatattttaaatacaaattgatttcttttattctttcctctgaaaaagtgttgcttggaaccttgtaaagagtttaccgtctttatttactctaaaatcattcttaatacattttaaaatgaataaaaatatagacatagctttagtgccctatttcggccatcttcattctcatagttccttgcccttcgggaattcttccaatgtctttttaaCGTCAT
Proteins encoded in this window:
- the LOC129802552 gene encoding vesicular glutamate transporter 1-like yields the protein MSSDHEVKSRDRDAEIRREQLEDAKIPFWKKRRYHVIVMIFFGLFNLINLRMNLSVTIVAMTQKVNETLSDGTTIEKQDFDWDSKTQGLILSSFFYGYIATQLLGGFLSAKFGGHLVFGIGLGVTSVLALLIPMAAKTHLGLFLAARILQGIFEGGTFPSIIAIWGEWAPIYERSFMANIAYTGNYLGIIGAMLLSGIVTVALGWEYVFYIFGALGCFCYICWIIIVKADPNTDPFITDAEKNYILSSLGDRTKDKNIKHPWKDILTSTAVWAVAIGNFTSMWGTLTLQTQLPTFLSDTLDYNLDVTGIIAAAPYMVIICLLFVSGFLADWFHVKGYLRTGQVRRYFNCFAFIMQMIFLLLITFTTSPVVIISSLCFAVGFGAFSWSGYAINALDLAPSHASVIKGVASTVGTLAGIISPIAAGNIVMDKSREQWRIVFYIAAGVYLAGAVFCWIFVRGNIQSWAKIDLDRLAAKKAESENERNTRNL